A window of Pseudobdellovibrionaceae bacterium genomic DNA:
TTACCTCCAAATAAATTAATAGTCATGGAGCAAATTTTTTCTGCAAACTCTGAAGACACTAATTTTGCAGTGGCGGCAGCTTGAATAAAGTCTTGTTTGTTTTCTTTTAATCGAGCGGCATTGTAAACAGCGAGTCTAATTAGGTCTAATTGTACTCGCATATCTGCTAATTGAAACTGGACGGCTTGAAATTGAGACAAACTTTTACCAAACTGTTCGCGCTCTTTAATGTACTGTTTAGAGGCGTCGTAAGCACCTTGGGCAATACCTAACATTTGTGCGGCAATACCTATGCGGCCTTCGTTAAGTGTTTCTATGGCTACTTTGTATCCTTTTCCCACAGCTCCTAAAACATTTTTTTTAGAAATTTTGCAGTTTTCTAAAATCAGCTCACAAGTGGAACTTGCGCGAATACCTAACTTGTTTTCTTTTTTTCCAATACTAAAGCCTTCGCAATCTTTATCTACAATAAAGGCTGTAATTCCTTTATAACCAGCCTTTGGATCAACAGTTGCGAAAACTAAAAAAACAGAAGCGTATTCTGCATTAGTAATCCACATTTTTTGACCAGTTAAATGGTAAAAGTCACCTTGCTCTACGGCTTTGGTTTGCAGGGCAAAGGCGTCAGACCCGCTACCGGTTTCACTTAAAGCGTAGGCTCCAATTTTATTTTCTGCCAGTAATGGTAGATATTGTTTTTTTTGTTCTTCACTAGCCCAGTTGTTAAAGGCATTAGACACTAAGGTGTTTTGCACATCCACCATTACGCTAACCGAGGCATCCACTCGAGCCAATTCTTCAATGGCCAAACAGGTGTTCATAAAACTAATGCCCACCCCTCCGTATTGTTCGGGAATTTCCATGCTCATTAAACCCATTTCAAATAATTTAGGAAGTAATTTACGATCCATTTCACTGTCTTCATCCATTTTGGCAGACAAGGGTTTTATTTCCTTTTCTGCAAATTGACGCACAGCTAATTGAAAGCTTTCTTCCTCTTCTGATAATTGAGTTAGTGCAACAGATTTCATTTTTTCCCTTTAAAGTTGAGTTTTGTCTTCTTTATTGAGTATAAGTAATATAGACTTAAGTCAAAATCAAGGTGTTGGAGGTTGTAGTTGGATCAAATCATGGAATATTTAGCAAAAGTGGCTTTGTACTTTGTGCCCTTTCTGTTGGCTTTATCTTTCCACGAATACGCGCATGCTTGGATGGCAAAACGCAAGGGAGACACCACTGCCGAGTTTTTAGGGCGTTTAAGCTTAAACCCTACGGTTCATATGGATATTTTGGGAACAGTGATTTTGCCTTTAGTAGCCATTTTTTTTTCGGGACCATTTTTTGGTTGGGCCAAGCCAGTTCCTGTAAATCCTAGAAACTTTAAAGATCCAGTTAAAGATATGTTTTGGGTGGCTTTGGCGGGGCCGGTGTCTAATTTTATTCTAGCTTTTTTAGCTTTAATCATTTTAGTAATTACAGCTCTTGTGTTTACTGTTTTTTTACAAGATTCAGCGTCACTGTTTTCTGCAATTAAAGAATTTTTTAATATTTTTATTTTAATTAATTTATTTTTAGGCGTATTTAATTTACTGCCTATTCACCCTTTGGACGGGGGTAAAATTTTAGCTCGATTTTTACCTTTTCGATGGAATGCATTTTTAGAAAAAAATCAAATGATGTTTAATTTAATTTTAATATATTTATTTATTACAGGAGGTTTGCGAGTATTGGCGATTCCTGTATATTGGATGTATAATCAAATGATGGGATTGGTAGTATTATTTATTTAATAGCTAGCCTAGTGGTAAAAAAGGATCAAAAATGAGTGTAAGAATACAATTAAAGCAATTTGAAGGACCTTTAGATGTTTTGCTGTATTTAATCAGAAAACACGAAATGAATATTATGGACATTAATATTCATGAAATTACTTCGCAATACTTAGCATATATTCAAAGAATGAAAGAGTTAAATTTAGATTTAGCTGGAGATTTTATTTCTATGGCGGCAAGTTTAATTCAAATTAAATCTAAAATGATATTGCCAAGAGAAGAACTAGAAGAAGAGGAAGAGCTAGAAGACCCTCGACAAAATTTAGTAAAACAGCTGCTAGAATATGAAAAATATAAAAAAGCAGCCTCTGGCTTGTATGTTAATACCTTGTTGGGGCGAGACACTTGGCTGCGGGGAAATAGAGAAAAAAAAGAAGAGCTTCCAGAGGCGGTTTTAATTGTAAAAGATTTGGCCCCTTTAACACTAGGGCAAATTTATTTTAATAAAATAAAAAACATAAAAAAACAAATTTATAAAGTAACCGCTCCCTTACAAGGAGTGTCTGATCGTATTCGTGCATTGCTAGAGATATTTAGCAAGGGTACAAACTTTTTATTTTCTAAGCTATTGCAAGGTCAGTCGAAAATAGAAAAAAGAAACTCAGGGTTGATTAGTTTTTTATCCATACTAGAAATGGTTAAATTAGGGGCCGTTTCTGCTTCGCAAGAGGTGAGTTCTGGCGAAATTTATTTAACGCATAAAAAAACATTAGATGCTGAATTTTTATCTAAGCTAGAGGGAAGCATTTCTTCTGCTAATTAAATCAAGAAGTTAAAAAGAGGTTGTTATGTTAAACGAGCAAGAAAAAGTTAGTAATAAAAAACATTTAGAAATGAACAAAAGCACACTCTCTATTTTAGAGTCTTTACTTTTTGCTTCAGAAAAACCCTTAAGTGTTAACTCCATTAAATTAGCATTAGAAGAAAAATTTTCCTTAGCCTCTGCAGAAATTAAAAAATACTTAAGTGCTTTACAGAAAGAATATGAAAAACAAGATCGAGGCATTGAGTTGGTAGAAATAAATAATGCTTATCAATTACGAACTAAACCAGAAAACAAAGATTTTGTACAAGCTTTAGTAAGAGCAAAAAGTTTTCGACTATCTCCGGTATCTTTAGAGGCGCTTTCTATTATTGCCTATAAACAACCATGTATTAAATCGGTTGTTGATGAAGTGCGGGGAACAGACTCTAGTCATTTAGTTAGAGCTTTAATGGACAGAGGTTTGGTTAAATTTTGTGGAAAAAGCGAACTGCCAGGAAAGCCAATGCTGTACGCTACTACCGATAAATTTTTAGAAGTTTTTGGTTTAAATAAGGTGTCTGACCTGCCAAGCCTTTCCGAGGTGGAAGAGCTTTTGCCACAAGATGTGTTAGAAACTAAAAAAACCGACCCACTAAGTGCAATCACAGAGAGTTTAATAGAAGAACAAAGTTGCAACGATATTCAAGACCAAGAGGAATTAAATAAATTAGCAGAAAGATTGTCTGGCATCGAAGTTGTTCCCGAAGCTTTGAAAAAAAAGAAAGAAGAAGAGCCTGCTTCTACAGAAGCGTAATTTGTTTTTATGTTGTGGTTTATTATTCAAGTATTGCCTAAAAAATGCGTAAGTTTTTTTGTTGGGTATTTTTGCAGCTTAAATATACCATTGCTGTCTAAGTGGGCCACCTTTGTTTTTTATAAAAAATATAAAATTGATTTATCTATAGCAGAAGAACAAAGCATTAAGGCGTATTTTAATATCACCAGTTTGTTTACTAGAAAGTTGCAAGAAAAAGCTAGACCTATTGCAAAAGATGCTTTTTGGGTTCACCCTGCCGATGCACGGTTATTTTCTTCTGGGCAATTAAAAAATCACCAAATTTTTCAAGCTAAGTCTTTTTTTTACGATTTAAAAAGTTTTTTAGCTTTAGATTATTTAAGCCCTAAAATTCAAGAAAAATATTTATTAGAAAGCACTTTCGCCAATGCTCAGTACTTAGACTACTACCTTTGTCCTACAGACTATCATAGAGTTCATAGCCCTGTTAGCGGTGAAATTTTAGCTTATTGTTATGTGCCAGGGGCCTATTGGCCAGTAAATGCCTGCTCACGAACTAGAGTAAAAAATCTATTTTCTAAAAACGAAAGGTTAATTTTTTACATAAAAACTACAAAAGGAATGGTTAGCCTAACAATGGTGGGAGCTTTGTGTGTTGGTAAAATTTATAACAGCATTAGCGGTGATTTTGTTAATAAATCTATTTTTAAAAAAGGCAAGGCTACCCCGGTTTTTAAAGATAATGTAAGGCATTTTATTAAGCAAGGTGATGAGTTAGGAGTTTTTTATATGGGAAGCACAGTTATTTGTTTGCTAGAGCCTTCTTGCAGCTTTAAAAAGGTATTTACGCAGGGGCAACAAACAAAAATGGGAAGTGCAGCTCTACTTTAGGTAAGTTTTTACAAAAGCAGTTAATAAATACTAGAATACTAGGTATTTTAATATATGTTTTTGAAGAAAAAAAAATTGGTTTTAGATATAGGGGCCAACACTGTAAAAGCTGCTGTTTTTTTAAGCACCAGCAAGTCTGCCAAGTTGCTAGACTATTCTAGTGTTTCTATCAAACAAGCAGGCTCTGTTGCAAACGCTATTTCTGTGGCTAAAAATAAATTATCGTTTAAATTTAAAAAGGCCAATGTTGCTGTGGGCGGGCGCGAAGTTTTTATTCAACACATTACAGTAGAAAAATTTCCTGAAGCACAGTGGGGCCAACAGTTAGTCGCAGAGGCAGAGGCTTATGTGCCTTACGAAGCAGAAATGGCAAATATTAATTATGTTTATTTAGGCTCATCCATAAATACAAATAAAAATGAATTTTTATTAATTGCAACACCTAAGCAGTTAATCGCACAAATACAACAAGACTGTTTAGAGGCAGGCTTACGGTGTGAAAATGTGGAGCCATCAAGCATATCTTTAGTTAACGGCTTTGAATATAATTACGGAATTTTGCAAAATCAAAATATTGCTATATTAGAATTTGGAGAAGAAAGAAGCACTTTTGTTGGAATGTTAAATGGAAGAATTTATTTTGTAAAAAACATCGAATTTGGTTTATCTAATTACGACCAAGCTTTGTCTAGGCAATTAAGTTTGTCTATTGCCGAAGCAGAAAGTTTAAGAAAAAATTTTTGTCTTAACAAAGAGGTGCCAGAAGGAACTAAAGAAATAGTTCGTTCCTTACACGGCAATTTGCGCTCAGAGCTAGAAACAGCAATGGAGTTTATTAAAGGGGTTTTGTCAAAAGAGCCACCTACTAATTTATTTTTAACAGGGGAAGGAATAGCTTTGCCAAATTTGTTACAAGAAATTTCAGAAATTGTTCCTTGCGAGATTATTAATATTTTTTTAAATACAAAGTATGATGAACAAAAGATAGAAAAATCAAGATTAGAAGAAATTAATTCTACAGGTGTTACCATAGCAGGATTAGGAAGTAACCACTAAGCACATATGATAAAAATAGATTTACAACAAGGGGTAGTTCAAGAAAAAGGAGATTTTCGCGAAGAAGGCACGGAAACAAGTGAGCTTATAAAGGCAGTTGGCTTTGGAGCTTTAAAAGTATTTTTTTTTGTTATCTTTTTTTTAGGGGTCTACACCTATGAACAAAGAGAGTTAGATGCATTAAATGTAATTTTAGCAGAAAAAGAAAATATGGAAAGAGTAATGCAACAAAAAATTATTAAAAAAAAATTATTAGTTAAAAAGTTAAAAAAAACTAAGTCAGATTATATCGATGTAGAAAAAAAAGTATATATGCTTAAAGATATTGCAAAGCTTAGGCTTATGTTTATAAAGGCAATGGCCACTTTAAATGGATTTCGTGAAGAAAATTTATGGTTTAGAAGTGTGGATTACAACCAAGGTTTATTGACCATTCACGGATACACACTTAGTAAAAAAATTTTTGATCAATTTTTACAAAACATTCGAGTTAGAGAAAAAAGCTTTGCAGGATTATTAGTAAAGGAAACGAAGTCAGAGAAACAAAAAGGTATAAGTGTTCGATCCTTTTATTTGGAAATAAATTTATTGAATTAGGAAAATGGCATGGACATAAATTTTAGTATATTTCGTTCTATTCAGATAGGTGTGTTGCTGGCCGTTGTTTATTATGTCAGTTATTTTAACAACGGAGATGGCGTTAAAGAAAAAACTAATAAAGTGGTATTTAATGTTTTAAAAAAACGACAAGAATTAAAGAAGGTGATATTGGAAGAAAAGGAATTAACAAAGGTTTCAAAGCTGTTTGATTATCATGCCATACGGGCGCCGAAGGTTTTACACCTTTTAAAAACTTATTCTGAAAGCAGCGACCTTTCTTCTTTTATATCTCGACAGGCTCAGCAGCTAGACTTGAGTATCTTATTATTGGGAAGAGTTGTGGTGTCTAAAGAGAAGGAGTGGGAAGTAAAAGAAATTCAAACCTCTTTGCAAGGTAGTTATCACAAGCTTATGAAGTTTATTGCGAATATTCAAAATGAAGAAAAATTAGTTATTATTAAAAAAAGTACACTGCAGATTGTGGGGGGAGGATCTTCTTTTGGCGTCGAAGATGTTTTACAAGCCAGTTTGTCAGTAAAGTTATATAAATTTGCCAAACGAAGAGAAGAATAAGTTGAATGGGATAATTATGAAAACCGTTTTATTAGCCTGCTTTAGTATATCGTTTTTGTTCGCAAGTGAATTAATGGCAAATAATTCGCAGCAACGCTTTATAGAAGCAGTAAAAAGTTTAAATGGAAACTTAAGTCGTTATAACGATGACTCAACAAATTTAAGCCCATTTAAAGAAAGCGAGCTTTTAAAAAGTAAACAGAAAAAAGGCTTGAAGAAATTTTTAGATGACCCGTTACGAAGTGCTAATGTAGAAGATTATAAACTTAAAGGCTTAATGTGGAAAACAAACATACCAAAGGCAATTGTTAAAGATACGCTTGGTAAAATGCATATTTTAAAAGTAGGAGATTATCTTGGGGTTAATCAAGGGCAAATTATCCACATTCGAGAGGGAGAAGTAGTAGTTTTAGAACTGAAAGAAGGCGGGGGCGATGATGGTCCGACATATAGTACCAAGGTGCTAACTTTTTCTGAACCGCAGTTGAATGGCAAAGAAAAAAACAAACAGATAGGGCAGGGAAAGCAGGCAGAACAGGCGGAACAGGAAGAACAGGAAGAACAGGCAGAGCAGGAACGGCAGGCAGAGCAGACAGGCAGAAAAAACAGATAATTAATAAGCAGGTATAAAAATGAAACACGGGAGAGAAGATGTTACAAATTTGCGCTAAATTTATATTACTAGGAATGATGTTATTTGCTTCTTCCTGTTCTTTATTTCAAAAAACTAAAACAAGGCAGGCAGTATCTGTAAATGATTTATTACAAGAAGATATAGAAAATTCTAGTAAAGCATCAATAGGTAGTGCAAATTCTTTTGAAGATGTTGATAACGGGGAATTAAGTTTAGAAGACGATTCGGTAGCTGAGGGAAATACCTCTACTTCACAAGATGGTGACGAATTAAGTTTAGAAGACGATTTGGTAGCTGAGGGAAACACTTCTGCATCACAAGGCAATGACGAGTTAAGTTTAGAAGACGATTTTAAAACGCAAGAAGAAGAACGCACAACAAAGGCCCCCGTGGCTAGCTTTGATGCCAAAGAAGAAGAAAATATTAAAGAACACACTTCTTTAAAAACAACGGATTTGCAAGGTATTACCTACAAGCAAGAAGGAAACTTAGAAATAGTATCTATCAAAGGCGAGGGAAAAATTGATTATGTCACGCGCATTAACAAAAAAAATAATCAGCTTATTGTGCAAATTAAAAATGCAATATTGCCGGAAAAACTAAAAAGACCTTATTTTATGAAAGATTTTACAGGGGGCTCTGTTGTTGCTGTAAATTCCTATCAAAATTCTCCAGCAGATACAGCTAATATTGTATTGCAGTTACGCAATGGAGTAAAATTAAAGCCGCAAATTATTAACATAGGTTCCATGTTAGAGATTCGCTATCCATTAAGGGCAACACAAATAGCACAAAACAAAAATACTATTAAAGGGAAGCTTGGCTCTTCTCCAGACCAGAAAAAAGGGACATTGGTGGATTTTTTCTTAGGGGGAGGAAGTTATTATGGACACTCTATCTCTTTACAGTTTGAAGACATACCCGTCCGACAGGTTGTTGCATATATTGCTACAGAGGTTGGAGCTAATATTTTAGTAGACGATACAGTTAATGGAAAAATTTCTTTAAAGTTAAGAAATATTCCGTGGGACCAAGCTTTAGCTTTAGTTTTAAAATCTAAAGGCTTGGGGTATATACAAGAAAAGGGAGGAGTTCTTCGTATTTCTAGTTTAGAAAATTTAAAAAAAGAAGAAGAAGCTTTAGTGGCTATTATTAAGTCAAAACAAAGCTTAACGCCATTGTCTGTAAAAGTTTTGCCAATCTCCTTTGCTAAGGCCTCTGAGTTAGCGGCTAAGCTTAAGGTATTTTTAACTCCTAAAAGAGGAAAGCTTTCTTCGGATACAAGAAGTAACACTTTGATTGCTACAGATGTTCCAGAGGTGTTGAAAAAAATTACCTTGTTAGTTAAAAATCTAGATCGTGCTCCTAAACAAGTTTCTATTGAAGCTAAATTTATTGAAGCTAACCAATCTTTTTCTAAAAACTTAGGGGTGAACTGGAGTTTTTCGGGAGGAAGGGTAGATATTAATGGCCTTCAAGGGGCAAACGGCCCTATTTCTGTGGGTTTAGGTTCGGGAGGAATTCGCCCTGTTCCGCCAAGTAGTTTGCGAGGTCTTGCAGGTTCTGTTGGTTTAACTTTAGGTAGTTTTAAATTTTTAGGAGATTTATCCAGCATTTTAGCCATCGCGGAACAAGACCAAGTAGTTAAGGTAATTTCTACTCCTACGGTGGTGGTTTTGGATAAACAAAAAGCAAGTATTACTAACAAAGGAGAAAACTTATCCATATCGCGTACCGAACAAGACGGCACGATTACAGAAAGCGTTACAAGAACACCTATCAAATTACAATTAGATGTTTCGCCACAAATTGCTGCAGACGGAAGTATTTTATTAGATGTTAATATTTTGCGCGAGTTTGCAGGCGGTGCCATCAGTACGGGAAATAACGCTAAGCCTATTAACTCTCGTTCGGTAAAATCCAAAGTGCTTATTAAAAACGGCGACACCTTGGTTATTGGAGGAATTTTTCAAAAAGACACATCTAAAGGAAATTCGGGAGTTCCTTTTTTAAGCAAGTTACCTTTTTTTGGATGGATGTTTAAATACCAATCAGAAGAAGAATCTAAAAATGAATTAATGGTATTTTTAACGCCAAAAATTTTATAACAGCAAGCTTAGTGTAAAGTATAAATAGCGCTGCTGTGCCCTTCTAAAGGAGGAGGGTTGCCATTAAGGTGATCGATGGCGTAATCTGCAAGAGGCTTTTCCTGTTTTTCTAAAATTTCTAAAGCCAACTTTATTTCTTTAGTATTTTTGTTAGTTAACTCTTGTGCATAGTACTGTAAAAGCGTTTGCAAATAACAAACATAGGTACTTTTAAAAGAACACACCTCTAAGTCATAAGTTTGTAATGTTTTTATGTTGGTATTGTCGTCTATTGCAGTTAGCTTTCCTAATTTTTTAAAATCGACAAATAAGCAAGAGGTTCTTCCGTAATACTTTAGTAAGTTCAATTTTGGGCTTGCAATAAAAAACAAAGGAAGGTTAATTTGCTGAGCTAAATAGTGGTATAAAAAAGCCAAAGGTAAAAAGCTAGCACTTCTTTGTAAAATCATGCTAGACAGCAATAAATCTTTTTCTTGAGGCGAGTTTTCTTTAGTAGTGTTTAAGTTAAAAGATAATTCGTTAAAAAAGTAATCACTTAGTAAGTGCAATTTATCCACTTCGCTTAAGTGCTCGCACAAATCTTGCAAAGTGCTAACCCATTGTTTAAGCAGGGCTAAAGATTGAGAAGTTAAATTTTGATTAATCAGTATCGAACTTAGCTGCGCTAAAGAGGGTAAAATGGCCTGAGGCGAATCTTCATTAATTTTATGTATATATAGTAAAAATTGCTGCT
This region includes:
- a CDS encoding segregation/condensation protein A, with translation MSVRIQLKQFEGPLDVLLYLIRKHEMNIMDINIHEITSQYLAYIQRMKELNLDLAGDFISMAASLIQIKSKMILPREELEEEEELEDPRQNLVKQLLEYEKYKKAASGLYVNTLLGRDTWLRGNREKKEELPEAVLIVKDLAPLTLGQIYFNKIKNIKKQIYKVTAPLQGVSDRIRALLEIFSKGTNFLFSKLLQGQSKIEKRNSGLISFLSILEMVKLGAVSASQEVSSGEIYLTHKKTLDAEFLSKLEGSISSAN
- the psd gene encoding phosphatidylserine decarboxylase (Phosphatidylserine decarboxylase is synthesized as a single chain precursor. Generation of the pyruvoyl active site from a Ser is coupled to cleavage of a Gly-Ser bond between the larger (beta) and smaller (alpha chains). It is an integral membrane protein.) is translated as MLWFIIQVLPKKCVSFFVGYFCSLNIPLLSKWATFVFYKKYKIDLSIAEEQSIKAYFNITSLFTRKLQEKARPIAKDAFWVHPADARLFSSGQLKNHQIFQAKSFFYDLKSFLALDYLSPKIQEKYLLESTFANAQYLDYYLCPTDYHRVHSPVSGEILAYCYVPGAYWPVNACSRTRVKNLFSKNERLIFYIKTTKGMVSLTMVGALCVGKIYNSISGDFVNKSIFKKGKATPVFKDNVRHFIKQGDELGVFYMGSTVICLLEPSCSFKKVFTQGQQTKMGSAALL
- a CDS encoding site-2 protease family protein — translated: MEYLAKVALYFVPFLLALSFHEYAHAWMAKRKGDTTAEFLGRLSLNPTVHMDILGTVILPLVAIFFSGPFFGWAKPVPVNPRNFKDPVKDMFWVALAGPVSNFILAFLALIILVITALVFTVFLQDSASLFSAIKEFFNIFILINLFLGVFNLLPIHPLDGGKILARFLPFRWNAFLEKNQMMFNLILIYLFITGGLRVLAIPVYWMYNQMMGLVVLFI
- the pilQ gene encoding type IV pilus secretin PilQ translates to MLQICAKFILLGMMLFASSCSLFQKTKTRQAVSVNDLLQEDIENSSKASIGSANSFEDVDNGELSLEDDSVAEGNTSTSQDGDELSLEDDLVAEGNTSASQGNDELSLEDDFKTQEEERTTKAPVASFDAKEEENIKEHTSLKTTDLQGITYKQEGNLEIVSIKGEGKIDYVTRINKKNNQLIVQIKNAILPEKLKRPYFMKDFTGGSVVAVNSYQNSPADTANIVLQLRNGVKLKPQIINIGSMLEIRYPLRATQIAQNKNTIKGKLGSSPDQKKGTLVDFFLGGGSYYGHSISLQFEDIPVRQVVAYIATEVGANILVDDTVNGKISLKLRNIPWDQALALVLKSKGLGYIQEKGGVLRISSLENLKKEEEALVAIIKSKQSLTPLSVKVLPISFAKASELAAKLKVFLTPKRGKLSSDTRSNTLIATDVPEVLKKITLLVKNLDRAPKQVSIEAKFIEANQSFSKNLGVNWSFSGGRVDINGLQGANGPISVGLGSGGIRPVPPSSLRGLAGSVGLTLGSFKFLGDLSSILAIAEQDQVVKVISTPTVVVLDKQKASITNKGENLSISRTEQDGTITESVTRTPIKLQLDVSPQIAADGSILLDVNILREFAGGAISTGNNAKPINSRSVKSKVLIKNGDTLVIGGIFQKDTSKGNSGVPFLSKLPFFGWMFKYQSEEESKNELMVFLTPKIL
- a CDS encoding pilus assembly protein PilP, with amino-acid sequence MKTVLLACFSISFLFASELMANNSQQRFIEAVKSLNGNLSRYNDDSTNLSPFKESELLKSKQKKGLKKFLDDPLRSANVEDYKLKGLMWKTNIPKAIVKDTLGKMHILKVGDYLGVNQGQIIHIREGEVVVLELKEGGGDDGPTYSTKVLTFSEPQLNGKEKNKQIGQGKQAEQAEQEEQEEQAEQERQAEQTGRKNR
- the scpB gene encoding SMC-Scp complex subunit ScpB, which codes for MLNEQEKVSNKKHLEMNKSTLSILESLLFASEKPLSVNSIKLALEEKFSLASAEIKKYLSALQKEYEKQDRGIELVEINNAYQLRTKPENKDFVQALVRAKSFRLSPVSLEALSIIAYKQPCIKSVVDEVRGTDSSHLVRALMDRGLVKFCGKSELPGKPMLYATTDKFLEVFGLNKVSDLPSLSEVEELLPQDVLETKKTDPLSAITESLIEEQSCNDIQDQEELNKLAERLSGIEVVPEALKKKKEEEPASTEA
- a CDS encoding acyl-CoA dehydrogenase yields the protein MKSVALTQLSEEEESFQLAVRQFAEKEIKPLSAKMDEDSEMDRKLLPKLFEMGLMSMEIPEQYGGVGISFMNTCLAIEELARVDASVSVMVDVQNTLVSNAFNNWASEEQKKQYLPLLAENKIGAYALSETGSGSDAFALQTKAVEQGDFYHLTGQKMWITNAEYASVFLVFATVDPKAGYKGITAFIVDKDCEGFSIGKKENKLGIRASSTCELILENCKISKKNVLGAVGKGYKVAIETLNEGRIGIAAQMLGIAQGAYDASKQYIKEREQFGKSLSQFQAVQFQLADMRVQLDLIRLAVYNAARLKENKQDFIQAAATAKLVSSEFAEKICSMTINLFGGNGFSKEYPVERFYRDVKIGQIYEGTSNMQRQTIAKFELS
- a CDS encoding pilus assembly protein PilM, yielding MFLKKKKLVLDIGANTVKAAVFLSTSKSAKLLDYSSVSIKQAGSVANAISVAKNKLSFKFKKANVAVGGREVFIQHITVEKFPEAQWGQQLVAEAEAYVPYEAEMANINYVYLGSSINTNKNEFLLIATPKQLIAQIQQDCLEAGLRCENVEPSSISLVNGFEYNYGILQNQNIAILEFGEERSTFVGMLNGRIYFVKNIEFGLSNYDQALSRQLSLSIAEAESLRKNFCLNKEVPEGTKEIVRSLHGNLRSELETAMEFIKGVLSKEPPTNLFLTGEGIALPNLLQEISEIVPCEIINIFLNTKYDEQKIEKSRLEEINSTGVTIAGLGSNH